The proteins below come from a single Terriglobales bacterium genomic window:
- a CDS encoding ChbG/HpnK family deacetylase, with translation MRRLIVNADDFGMTSGVNRAIAESHKSGVVTSATVMANEAAVDEAITLASQNPSLGTGCHVVLVDGAPASQPDSVQSLIGSRNGDLARFRPGIAQLAVAALSRSVREPEVHGEASAQIERLQSRGLSLSHVDCHMHSHILPVVSRAVLRAARDHDVRAVRNPFEPAWSVAATHKGSSLRSWNRSAQVTLLRALEHQFLNTVKQNGMKTTDGTIGIAVTGLLDRDLLTRLVNAMPEGTWELVTHPGYHDRDLSAAKTELKESRAVELELLTAAATREMFQKRNVELISYREL, from the coding sequence ATGCGACGCCTCATCGTGAATGCCGATGACTTTGGGATGACCTCGGGTGTAAACCGGGCCATAGCCGAGTCGCACAAATCAGGTGTGGTTACCTCCGCTACCGTCATGGCGAACGAAGCAGCGGTTGATGAGGCCATCACGCTCGCGTCACAGAATCCCTCCCTGGGAACCGGCTGTCACGTTGTTCTCGTAGACGGCGCGCCAGCTTCACAGCCGGATTCCGTGCAGTCGCTCATCGGATCGCGCAATGGCGACCTCGCCCGATTCCGTCCCGGCATCGCCCAGCTTGCAGTCGCTGCTCTTTCCCGAAGTGTTCGCGAACCTGAAGTTCACGGGGAGGCTTCCGCACAAATCGAGCGGCTGCAATCGCGCGGACTTTCGCTCTCCCACGTGGACTGCCACATGCACTCGCACATCCTGCCGGTAGTTTCGCGTGCCGTGCTCCGCGCCGCGCGTGATCATGATGTTCGCGCAGTGCGCAATCCGTTCGAGCCAGCGTGGTCCGTGGCTGCAACCCACAAGGGCTCGAGCCTGCGTTCATGGAATCGCTCGGCTCAGGTCACGTTGCTGCGCGCACTGGAGCATCAGTTCCTCAATACCGTTAAGCAGAATGGCATGAAAACGACCGATGGAACTATCGGCATTGCCGTAACCGGCCTGCTCGACCGCGATCTGCTCACGCGCCTGGTCAATGCAATGCCGGAGGGCACATGGGAACTGGTCACGCATCCCGGGTATCACGATCGCGACCTCTCGGCAGCAAAAACGGAATTGAAGGAGTCAAGAGCGGTGGAGCTGGAGCTGCTCACTGCCGCGGCGACGCGCGAGATGTTCCAGAAGAGGAATGTTGAGTTGATTAGTTATCGCGAGTTGTGA
- a CDS encoding TIGR00282 family metallophosphoesterase yields the protein MRILFIGDVFGSPGRKIVREHVHHLVETNNVELLIINVENAAGGFGVTPAICEEFFELGADVLTTGNHVWDKKEINDYLSSGMKNGSSARRVLRPANYPATVPGSGHYQGTTRSGVQYAVINLQGRVFMVNNDDPFRTADRLIAETEAKVIVVDLHAEATSEKVAMGWYLDGRVTAVLGTHTHVATADTRVLPNGTAYQTDVGMSGPHDGVIGVEKEQVISRFLTSMPNRFDAARGDVRLNGVLIDCDARTGKANSIERVSLGQ from the coding sequence GTGCGGATTCTCTTTATCGGTGATGTTTTTGGCAGTCCCGGGCGCAAGATCGTGCGCGAGCATGTCCATCATCTTGTCGAGACCAACAACGTCGAGCTTCTGATCATCAACGTCGAAAATGCGGCTGGAGGCTTTGGTGTTACGCCGGCGATCTGCGAGGAATTCTTTGAGCTCGGCGCCGACGTGCTCACAACCGGCAACCACGTTTGGGATAAGAAGGAGATCAACGATTATCTCAGTTCGGGAATGAAGAATGGCAGCTCTGCGCGCCGAGTGCTGCGACCGGCGAACTATCCGGCGACTGTTCCCGGCAGTGGACATTATCAGGGGACAACTCGTAGTGGTGTTCAATACGCGGTCATTAATCTGCAAGGCCGCGTCTTCATGGTCAACAACGACGACCCGTTTCGCACAGCCGACCGCCTGATCGCCGAGACGGAGGCAAAGGTCATCGTCGTAGACCTGCACGCCGAAGCGACTTCGGAGAAGGTCGCAATGGGCTGGTATCTCGATGGCCGCGTGACTGCCGTTCTGGGAACACATACGCACGTTGCTACTGCGGACACACGCGTGCTGCCGAACGGAACTGCGTATCAGACTGACGTCGGCATGAGCGGCCCTCACGATGGCGTGATTGGCGTCGAAAAGGAGCAGGTGATTTCACGCTTCCTCACCAGCATGCCCAACCGTTTCGATGCCGCGCGCGGCGATGTGCGCCTAAACGGGGTGCTCATCGACTGCGATGCCAGAACGGGAAAGGCGAATTCGATCGAGCGCGTGTCGCTGGGACAGTGA
- a CDS encoding VCBS repeat-containing protein, whose translation MRCKPVVFIALCAILSFILSGCGSTASQSTSSTQTPAPGGSNSGSNSGSTQPGAGSGNSGGSTGGSGSTAGSGSGSGTAGGGTGAGSGSGGGTAQPGWSESKSSLAFAGHVLTADLNNDQRPDLLMYGSGLAVLLNNGSGNFASAISSALPSGTTSIVQVALADLNGDGFTDVAACTVGSNGTSGNAAVYLNDHSGKLVLGQVIALPAPCKGIAASDANRDGKADLAITYYTGSFTAPTNVIATWFGDGTGQFANPANQTVTLTFSQDASRNPCSVVAATGADFDGDGSLDLLIFGMCQQGSSATAGNIYLGHGDGSGHYTLTQINEAFTSASLNAAGPYVRDINGDGKLDVVYVQEQTGPHGSDATDIDYAINNGSGLTLNKVISESGYAGDGTWITAGSPLSGAGTALEGFRTESATSAPATYGVKLFSDVKGSPTQTWIYGQSTTSSIPGTVQGIAAADFDGNGMQDFAAAEEDSNHVATLHVYLNH comes from the coding sequence ATGCGCTGCAAGCCAGTTGTCTTCATCGCACTTTGCGCGATCTTGTCTTTTATTCTAAGCGGCTGCGGCAGCACGGCCTCGCAATCGACTTCGAGCACGCAAACTCCAGCTCCGGGCGGAAGCAACTCAGGCTCTAATTCCGGTTCAACTCAGCCTGGCGCCGGATCCGGAAACTCGGGCGGATCGACCGGTGGCTCAGGATCGACGGCCGGCTCTGGATCGGGCAGCGGTACCGCTGGGGGTGGTACAGGCGCAGGCTCTGGGTCTGGAGGCGGAACCGCACAGCCGGGCTGGTCGGAATCGAAGTCGTCGCTCGCCTTTGCCGGCCACGTACTTACCGCTGACTTGAACAATGACCAGCGTCCCGATTTGCTGATGTACGGCAGCGGGCTCGCCGTTCTGCTCAACAATGGTTCCGGGAACTTTGCTTCCGCGATCAGCTCAGCTCTGCCCTCTGGAACAACGAGCATCGTTCAAGTTGCGCTTGCGGATTTGAATGGAGACGGCTTTACCGATGTCGCTGCCTGCACGGTGGGAAGCAACGGAACCAGCGGCAACGCCGCCGTGTATCTGAATGACCATTCTGGGAAACTTGTGCTCGGCCAGGTGATTGCGTTGCCCGCTCCCTGCAAGGGCATCGCCGCGAGTGATGCGAATCGAGACGGCAAAGCCGATCTGGCCATCACTTATTACACCGGGTCGTTTACGGCGCCAACGAATGTGATTGCCACCTGGTTCGGAGACGGAACCGGACAATTTGCCAATCCTGCGAATCAGACCGTGACGCTCACTTTCTCACAGGATGCTTCTCGTAACCCGTGCTCCGTAGTCGCAGCCACGGGCGCCGACTTCGATGGCGACGGCTCGCTCGATCTGTTGATCTTTGGCATGTGCCAGCAGGGTAGTTCCGCGACGGCAGGCAATATTTATCTTGGCCATGGAGATGGTTCCGGCCACTACACGCTCACCCAGATCAATGAGGCATTTACCAGCGCATCTCTTAATGCTGCAGGTCCATACGTCAGAGATATCAATGGAGACGGCAAGCTCGATGTTGTTTACGTGCAGGAGCAAACCGGTCCACACGGTTCCGATGCTACCGATATCGACTACGCGATTAATAACGGATCCGGGCTGACGCTTAACAAAGTCATCAGCGAAAGCGGCTACGCCGGTGATGGCACATGGATCACCGCGGGCTCTCCATTGAGTGGCGCAGGCACCGCTCTCGAAGGCTTCCGCACGGAGAGTGCAACCTCCGCCCCGGCAACGTACGGTGTGAAGTTGTTTAGCGACGTGAAGGGTTCACCCACGCAGACGTGGATCTACGGACAATCCACAACTTCGTCGATTCCCGGAACGGTACAGGGAATCGCAGCGGCTGATTTTGACGGGAACGGCATGCAGGACTTCGCGGCCGCCGAGGAAGACTCGAATCATGTGGCCACGCTGCATGTGTATCTGAACCACTGA
- a CDS encoding FAD binding domain-containing protein, whose amino-acid sequence MSLPAFKLLRPRTIEEAVGHLSRHGGEIQIIAGGTDLLPSMKQRLFTPKYLLDISRIEDLHGIRSIPGHGTEIGALVTLTALEDSEFIRRSYPVLHEAVATIASPILRNMGTIGGNICLDTRCLWYNQSLTWRKSCGFCIKKDGDLCHVAPGGKICWAVFSADSPAALLCLDAELEIANSSGFRRVPLGDFYTNIGDARMKLAPNEMLTRVFLPDRMAGYRGAYHKLRLRGSIDYPLAGVAVSLKTTSRGFVDDARVAITAVNPSPILVHEARHALVGKPFSEHAAAVAGELAARVAKPLTTSILTPEYRKEMIRVYAKRAVMKASRA is encoded by the coding sequence ATGAGCCTTCCCGCTTTCAAACTGCTGCGCCCGCGAACGATTGAAGAAGCGGTCGGTCATCTCTCCAGGCACGGTGGAGAAATTCAAATCATCGCCGGCGGCACCGACCTGCTTCCCTCCATGAAGCAGCGGCTCTTCACGCCAAAGTATCTGCTCGACATCAGCCGCATCGAAGATCTGCATGGTATTCGTTCCATTCCGGGACACGGCACCGAGATTGGCGCGCTGGTCACGCTCACTGCTCTTGAAGATTCTGAGTTCATCCGCCGCAGCTATCCCGTGCTGCACGAAGCCGTGGCAACGATCGCATCTCCAATCTTGCGCAACATGGGCACGATCGGCGGCAACATATGTCTCGACACGCGCTGCCTCTGGTACAACCAGTCGCTGACGTGGAGAAAATCGTGCGGCTTCTGCATTAAGAAAGATGGCGATCTGTGCCACGTGGCGCCCGGTGGAAAGATATGTTGGGCGGTGTTTTCTGCAGACTCGCCGGCCGCGCTGCTTTGCCTCGACGCTGAATTGGAGATCGCCAATTCTTCCGGCTTCCGACGGGTTCCACTCGGTGACTTCTATACGAACATTGGAGACGCGCGTATGAAATTAGCTCCCAACGAGATGCTTACGCGCGTCTTTCTGCCCGACCGAATGGCAGGCTATCGCGGGGCATATCACAAGCTGCGCCTGCGCGGCTCTATCGACTATCCTCTGGCCGGAGTTGCCGTGTCACTCAAAACCACTTCACGGGGCTTTGTCGATGACGCGCGTGTGGCCATTACGGCCGTAAATCCGTCTCCCATTTTGGTACATGAAGCTCGACACGCGCTCGTCGGGAAGCCATTCTCCGAGCATGCCGCGGCAGTTGCAGGCGAGCTTGCCGCTCGCGTTGCCAAACCTCTTACCACCTCAATCCTCACACCTGAATACCGCAAAGAGATGATTCGCGTGTATGCGAAGCGGGCGGTCATGAAGGCGAGCAGGGCGTAG
- a CDS encoding CusA/CzcA family heavy metal efflux RND transporter — translation MIHRVVQFAVRNRFLVFMLTVLLVIAGTVAFQRMPVDAYPDLSPPMVEIVTQWPGHAAEEMERQITLQLELALNGIPNMVVMRSISLYGLSDVRLTFEDSADDYWARQVVFERLGDATLPSGVTPSMAPLFSPSGLVYRYVLESPDRSPQELKVIEDWVIERAYKAVPGVADDSGFGGATMQYQVLLDPSRLYGYHLTVPQVTNALAANNSNAGGGFYSQGGQFYYVRGLGLLRDQTDIGNVIVGSNKGVPVRVKDVGEVTIGHAPRLGEFGFQNNDDAVEGVILMRRGEQAQEVLKGVEQQTEKLNSLVLPKDVKIRPFYDRSDLVALTTNTVEDNLIRGMILVLIVLIFFLVNLRAAIIVALTIPLSLLFAFILLHAENIPANLLSIGAIDFGILIDGTVVMMENIYRELTERAGQDYTVTEVIMSAARDVDRPIFYSVAVIISGFLPIYALSGPAGKLFHPMADTMSFGLIGALILTLTLVPALASIWFKHGLREKTNKYYERVKTIYSRQLDWCLDRPKATVVACVIIFGLTLILVPFIGGEFMPHLDEGALWVRATMPYTISFEEASKIAPQIRRILMSYPQVTVVGSELGRPDDGTDPTGFYNCEFYVGLKPYNDKTWKGKIHDKAELTEAINRQLVTFPGIIFNYTQPAEDAVDEALTGLKSALAVKIYGPDLNVLQDKALRIKKILEDTPGFTELTVVRELGQPSLLIDVDREKIARYGINVADVEAVIQSAVGGQAVTQVVQGEKLFDLVVRMQPQFRSSAQQIGNLLVGTPDGQQIPLTELANIKESTGASMIYRENNSRYIGVQFSIEGRDLARAIHDAQRRVAKEIPPQVGYEIQWGGEYSQYVAARNQLAIVGPLAVLLIFFILFALYGNFKYPIAIALGVAFTVPVGALIALKLTDTPFSVSSGLGLLALVGVSVQTGVILVSYINKLRIEGMDIKTATREASLLRLRPIMMTALVACLGLLPAALSTGIGSDTQKPFAIVIVTGLISRLLLGFFLNPVLYMLVAREGDVLQV, via the coding sequence ATGATTCATCGCGTCGTCCAATTCGCCGTCCGCAATCGCTTTCTGGTGTTCATGCTCACTGTGTTGCTGGTGATCGCGGGCACGGTCGCCTTCCAGCGCATGCCGGTGGACGCGTATCCCGACCTCTCGCCGCCAATGGTCGAGATCGTCACGCAATGGCCAGGTCACGCTGCGGAGGAGATGGAGCGACAGATCACGCTGCAGCTCGAGCTCGCGCTCAACGGCATTCCCAATATGGTCGTGATGCGATCGATCTCGCTCTACGGCCTCTCCGACGTGCGCCTCACGTTTGAGGACAGCGCGGACGACTACTGGGCGCGGCAGGTCGTATTCGAGCGCCTGGGCGACGCGACTTTACCGTCCGGTGTAACGCCGAGCATGGCGCCACTCTTCAGTCCCAGCGGATTGGTGTATCGCTACGTGCTCGAGAGTCCCGATCGCAGTCCGCAGGAGCTGAAGGTCATCGAAGATTGGGTCATCGAGCGTGCCTACAAGGCGGTGCCTGGAGTCGCCGACGACTCAGGTTTCGGCGGCGCGACCATGCAGTATCAGGTGCTGCTCGATCCATCGCGGCTCTACGGATACCACCTCACGGTTCCGCAGGTCACGAATGCGCTTGCGGCCAACAACTCGAATGCCGGCGGAGGTTTTTACTCACAGGGCGGACAGTTTTACTACGTCCGCGGCCTGGGTCTGCTGCGCGATCAGACTGACATCGGCAACGTAATCGTCGGCAGCAACAAAGGCGTTCCCGTGCGCGTGAAGGACGTAGGCGAGGTCACCATCGGCCACGCGCCGCGGCTCGGCGAGTTCGGTTTCCAAAATAACGATGACGCGGTTGAAGGCGTGATCCTCATGCGCCGCGGCGAGCAGGCGCAGGAGGTGCTGAAAGGCGTCGAGCAGCAGACCGAGAAGCTGAACAGTCTCGTTCTCCCGAAAGATGTAAAGATTCGCCCCTTCTACGACCGCAGCGATCTCGTTGCTCTCACCACGAACACAGTTGAGGACAATCTCATTCGCGGCATGATTCTGGTGCTGATTGTCCTCATCTTCTTTCTGGTGAATCTCCGCGCCGCGATCATCGTGGCGCTCACGATTCCGCTGAGCCTCCTGTTTGCCTTCATTCTGCTGCACGCAGAGAACATTCCCGCGAACCTGCTTTCCATCGGCGCCATCGACTTCGGCATCCTGATCGACGGCACCGTAGTGATGATGGAAAACATCTATCGCGAACTCACCGAGCGTGCCGGCCAGGACTACACAGTCACAGAAGTCATCATGAGCGCGGCGCGAGATGTCGACCGTCCCATCTTCTATTCGGTCGCGGTCATCATCTCCGGCTTCCTGCCGATTTATGCGCTGAGCGGTCCGGCAGGGAAGCTGTTCCATCCCATGGCCGACACGATGTCATTCGGCCTGATCGGCGCGTTGATTCTCACTCTCACCCTCGTCCCGGCGCTAGCTTCGATCTGGTTCAAACATGGATTGCGGGAGAAGACGAATAAATATTACGAGCGCGTCAAAACCATCTACTCGCGCCAGCTCGATTGGTGCCTCGACCGTCCCAAGGCAACGGTCGTGGCATGCGTGATCATCTTCGGACTCACGCTGATCCTGGTTCCATTCATCGGCGGCGAGTTCATGCCGCACCTCGACGAAGGCGCGCTCTGGGTGCGCGCCACCATGCCGTACACCATTTCATTTGAGGAAGCGAGCAAGATCGCTCCGCAGATTCGACGCATCCTCATGTCCTATCCGCAGGTAACTGTTGTGGGTTCCGAATTGGGACGACCCGACGACGGCACCGACCCTACGGGGTTCTACAACTGTGAGTTCTACGTCGGCCTCAAGCCTTACAACGATAAGACCTGGAAGGGAAAGATCCACGACAAAGCCGAGTTGACCGAGGCCATCAATCGGCAACTGGTTACGTTTCCCGGCATCATCTTCAACTACACGCAGCCGGCGGAAGATGCAGTGGACGAAGCGCTGACCGGCCTGAAGAGCGCGCTGGCAGTAAAGATTTACGGACCCGATCTGAATGTGCTGCAAGACAAAGCGCTGCGAATCAAAAAGATTCTTGAAGACACTCCGGGTTTCACCGAACTTACCGTAGTCCGCGAACTCGGGCAGCCGAGTCTGCTCATCGATGTTGATCGCGAGAAAATTGCCCGATATGGAATCAACGTCGCCGACGTAGAAGCCGTAATTCAATCAGCCGTGGGAGGTCAGGCAGTCACGCAGGTCGTACAAGGCGAGAAGCTGTTTGATCTGGTCGTGCGCATGCAGCCGCAGTTCCGCAGCAGCGCGCAGCAGATCGGCAATTTGCTCGTCGGTACCCCTGACGGCCAGCAGATTCCGTTGACGGAGCTGGCAAACATCAAAGAGAGCACCGGCGCTTCGATGATTTACCGCGAAAACAATTCGCGCTACATCGGCGTGCAATTCAGCATCGAGGGGCGCGATCTGGCGCGCGCCATCCACGATGCGCAGCGTCGCGTGGCCAAAGAGATACCGCCGCAGGTCGGCTACGAAATTCAGTGGGGCGGCGAATACAGCCAGTACGTTGCTGCGCGTAATCAATTGGCCATTGTCGGGCCTCTTGCCGTGCTCCTGATCTTCTTTATCCTGTTTGCCCTTTATGGGAACTTCAAGTACCCGATCGCGATTGCGTTAGGCGTAGCTTTCACTGTTCCTGTGGGAGCATTGATTGCGCTCAAGCTGACCGACACGCCATTCAGCGTTTCGTCTGGACTTGGGTTGCTCGCGCTGGTTGGAGTCTCAGTGCAGACTGGCGTGATTCTCGTGTCGTACATTAACAAACTCCGAATTGAGGGCATGGACATCAAGACAGCCACGCGCGAGGCTTCACTGCTCCGGCTGCGTCCGATCATGATGACGGCGCTCGTCGCCTGCCTCGGTCTGCTGCCCGCAGCGCTATCGACCGGCATTGGCTCCGATACGCAAAAGCCGTTCGCGATCGTGATTGTCACGGGACTCATTTCGCGGCTGCTGCTCGGCTTTTTCCTAAATCCAGTCCTCTACATGCTGGTCGCGCGCGAAGGCGATGTGCTGCAGGTGTAA
- a CDS encoding efflux RND transporter periplasmic adaptor subunit: protein MRNQFKTNIAVVLTASILAFTAACSREQAKVNDNAAKSSSQASLFTVAADQMGHVQLYNVEPVQLHRVLRLPGAVAYNAFKTTPVISAIGGPVARIAVAPGVHVTRGQPMLYVSSPDFSQLRATYLKAATTAAVADKNYARAQDLYQHHAIAEKDLLDAESARTQADADLQTAEQSLHILGVKDPRTIAKTTAAPELPVLAPIAGEVVDQTVAPGQLLQAGQTQCFTISDMSTVWVIVNVYQSDLAYVHVGDRVTIETDSYPQKFSGKISYLAAALDPNSHTLQARIVTENPGEKLKKDMYVNAIVQAGTIANAIAVPDAAVLRNSENEPFVYVSQGQNQFAQRQINVGQSTAGMTQVKQGLQPGDKVVAQGALFLQFANTLQQ, encoded by the coding sequence GTGAGAAATCAATTCAAAACCAACATAGCTGTAGTGCTGACAGCCAGCATTCTCGCATTCACTGCCGCATGTTCGCGCGAGCAGGCGAAGGTCAATGACAATGCGGCGAAGTCTTCATCGCAGGCAAGTCTGTTCACGGTTGCCGCCGATCAAATGGGCCATGTGCAGCTTTATAACGTCGAGCCAGTGCAGCTGCATCGCGTTCTGCGTTTACCCGGAGCAGTTGCGTACAACGCTTTCAAAACCACTCCGGTAATTTCTGCGATTGGTGGCCCGGTGGCTCGCATTGCTGTAGCTCCCGGAGTGCACGTTACGCGCGGGCAGCCGATGCTCTATGTCAGCAGTCCCGATTTTTCGCAACTTCGAGCGACTTACTTGAAAGCCGCGACGACCGCTGCAGTGGCGGACAAGAACTACGCGCGTGCGCAGGACCTTTACCAGCATCATGCGATTGCAGAAAAAGATCTGCTCGATGCGGAATCGGCCCGAACGCAAGCCGACGCCGATCTGCAAACCGCCGAGCAGAGCCTGCACATTCTAGGCGTGAAAGATCCGCGCACAATTGCAAAGACCACTGCCGCTCCCGAGTTGCCGGTGCTCGCGCCGATCGCGGGCGAAGTGGTCGATCAGACCGTCGCTCCCGGCCAACTGCTGCAGGCGGGACAGACGCAGTGCTTCACCATCTCCGACATGAGCACCGTGTGGGTGATCGTAAATGTCTATCAGAGCGATCTCGCATACGTTCACGTTGGCGATCGAGTCACCATCGAAACCGATTCTTATCCGCAGAAGTTCTCCGGAAAAATCTCATATCTCGCCGCTGCGCTCGATCCCAATTCGCACACCCTTCAGGCACGCATCGTCACTGAAAATCCCGGCGAGAAGCTGAAGAAGGACATGTACGTGAACGCGATCGTGCAGGCAGGAACGATTGCCAATGCCATCGCGGTGCCCGATGCAGCGGTTCTGCGCAACAGCGAAAACGAGCCGTTTGTTTATGTAAGCCAGGGACAGAACCAATTTGCGCAGAGGCAGATCAACGTCGGACAGAGCACCGCCGGCATGACCCAAGTGAAACAAGGCCTGCAGCCCGGAGACAAAGTAGTGGCGCAGGGAGCGTTGTTCCTGCAGTTCGCAAACACATTACAACAATGA
- a CDS encoding TolC family protein, translating to MSRACCFYLSNSIYRTIRTKSLKRSALLAVFVALALGEALGQPESRITLDQAIQMALAHNHALRATRTQIQQSQAQELTASIRPNPVFTFNSLFIPFTAATADNFNTISEFDLGVGYTFERGRKRQRRISAARDQTSVTQSQVADAERTIVFNVSQQFVNALLAKANVELATQDLESFQQTVNIGQLQYKAGQISEGDFLKIQLQLLQFQNDQSQAELSQVQALAALRQLVGYDSVTPDYQVIGDLQYQPVALGLPDLQAKALANRPDLRAAQQGVTAARSQYQLAQANSKRDFNTGFQYSHVAGLNTGDLLFTMEIPIFDRNQGEIARTRYAITQSDETAREAEETVLTDVRNAYESLQTNGRIIELYQKGYLKQSQDSRDISAYAYQRGAASLLDFLDAERSYRAAQLAYRQSLAAYMVSLEQLRQAVGTRSLP from the coding sequence ATGTCTCGCGCTTGCTGTTTTTATTTATCAAATTCCATTTATCGAACAATTCGGACCAAGTCGCTGAAGCGCAGCGCCTTGCTTGCCGTCTTTGTGGCGCTTGCACTGGGCGAAGCATTGGGCCAGCCCGAGTCGCGGATCACCCTCGATCAGGCCATTCAGATGGCGCTCGCTCACAATCACGCTCTGCGCGCGACGAGGACGCAGATTCAGCAGAGCCAAGCTCAGGAGCTAACCGCTTCGATTCGTCCCAACCCGGTCTTTACCTTTAACAGCCTCTTCATTCCATTTACGGCTGCTACCGCTGACAACTTCAATACGATTTCGGAATTTGACCTCGGAGTCGGCTATACCTTCGAGCGCGGCCGCAAGCGCCAGCGCAGGATCTCCGCCGCGCGCGATCAAACATCCGTAACGCAGTCGCAAGTAGCCGACGCCGAGCGGACAATCGTCTTCAACGTAAGCCAGCAGTTTGTAAACGCGCTGCTAGCCAAGGCGAATGTCGAACTCGCCACCCAGGACCTCGAAAGTTTCCAGCAGACCGTCAATATCGGGCAGTTGCAATACAAAGCAGGACAAATCAGTGAAGGCGATTTTCTCAAGATCCAGCTCCAGCTTCTGCAGTTCCAAAATGACCAATCGCAAGCCGAACTCAGCCAGGTGCAGGCGCTCGCTGCGCTGCGACAGCTCGTCGGCTACGACTCGGTCACGCCGGACTATCAGGTCATCGGAGATCTTCAATATCAACCCGTTGCTTTAGGGCTTCCTGATTTGCAGGCCAAAGCTCTTGCCAATCGTCCGGACCTTCGCGCTGCGCAGCAGGGAGTGACTGCGGCTCGCAGTCAGTATCAGCTCGCGCAAGCCAACAGCAAGCGGGATTTCAACACTGGATTTCAGTATTCGCACGTCGCGGGACTCAATACCGGCGATCTGCTGTTCACCATGGAGATTCCAATCTTCGACCGCAATCAAGGCGAGATCGCAAGGACGCGCTACGCAATCACGCAGTCCGACGAAACCGCGCGTGAAGCCGAGGAGACTGTGCTCACAGATGTCCGCAATGCGTACGAGTCGCTGCAGACGAACGGCAGAATTATCGAACTTTATCAAAAGGGATATTTGAAGCAGTCGCAGGACTCGCGCGATATCAGCGCCTACGCATATCAGCGAGGCGCCGCTAGTCTGCTGGATTTTCTTGACGCCGAGCGCAGTTATCGCGCCGCCCAACTCGCATATCGTCAGTCGCTGGCCGCCTACATGGTCTCTCTTGAACAGCTCCGCCAGGCCGTGGGCACGAGGAGCTTACCGTGA
- a CDS encoding molybdenum cofactor guanylyltransferase — protein MISQPITGFVLAGGRSRRMGKDKGGIEWGGGTLLRHAVKRMRDAFPEVIILGPSSSDSFRSLRDKFANCGPLAGIHSGLHHSKTDWNFFLAVDMPLVPTALLQFIASKCGPSYLAVVPEAPVPGLDVPDLESRSASNGTSRRLQPVCAAYHRALLPVLERALSNRELSIQRLLEQAAQGMMGTQATAIRVIEQHELTSAGFSSEMLMNVNTPADLERAKGLAERFHVN, from the coding sequence ATGATCTCGCAGCCGATTACCGGTTTTGTCCTCGCGGGCGGCCGAAGCCGGCGAATGGGCAAGGACAAAGGCGGAATCGAATGGGGCGGCGGAACTCTCTTGAGGCATGCTGTGAAGCGCATGCGCGATGCTTTTCCAGAGGTCATTATTCTCGGACCCTCATCATCGGATTCCTTCCGTAGTCTCAGGGACAAATTCGCGAACTGCGGGCCATTGGCAGGAATTCATTCCGGCCTCCACCATTCCAAAACGGACTGGAATTTTTTTTTGGCGGTTGATATGCCGCTGGTTCCCACTGCGCTCTTACAGTTCATCGCCTCGAAATGCGGTCCCAGCTACTTGGCCGTGGTTCCGGAGGCGCCGGTTCCGGGCCTGGATGTGCCCGATTTGGAATCGAGATCAGCTTCGAATGGAACGAGCCGCCGATTGCAGCCGGTTTGCGCTGCATACCATCGGGCATTGTTGCCTGTATTGGAACGAGCGCTATCAAATCGGGAACTGTCGATTCAACGCTTGTTAGAACAGGCAGCTCAGGGCATGATGGGTACGCAAGCTACTGCAATAAGAGTGATTGAGCAGCACGAACTTACTTCTGCAGGTTTCAGCTCTGAGATGCTGATGAACGTCAACACGCCTGCGGACCTGGAGCGCGCGAAGGGCTTAGCTGAACGTTTTCATGTCAACTGA